One part of the Mariniflexile litorale genome encodes these proteins:
- the der gene encoding ribosome biogenesis GTPase Der — protein sequence MSNIVAIVGRPNVGKSTFFNRLIQRREAIVDAVSGVTRDRHYGKSDWNGKEFSLIDTGGYVLGSDDVFEAEIDKQVELAIDEADVIIFMVDVESGVTGMDEDVAKLLRKVNKPVFLVVNKVDNAKRAEDAVEFYSLGLGEYYTVASINGSGTGDLLDALVDVLPEKETVVNEELPRFAVVGRPNAGKSSFINALIGEDRYIVTDIAGTTRDSIDTKYNRFGFEFNLVDTAGIRRKSKVKEDLEFYSVMRSVRAIEHSDVCLLVLDATRGFDGQDQNIFWLAERNRKGVVILVNKWDLVEKDHKTTLEYEKAIRKEMEPFTDVPIIFISTLSKQRIYKAIETAVEVYNNRTKKIKTSVLNEVMLPIIESYPPPANKAKYVKIKYIMQLPTPQPQFAFFCNLPQYVKEPYKRFLENKLRERFDFKGVPVSVYMRKK from the coding sequence ATGAGTAATATAGTTGCTATAGTAGGACGTCCAAATGTAGGTAAATCAACATTTTTCAATCGCTTAATTCAGCGTAGAGAAGCTATTGTTGATGCGGTAAGTGGGGTTACAAGAGACCGTCATTATGGAAAAAGCGATTGGAACGGCAAAGAATTTTCACTTATAGATACAGGAGGTTATGTGCTAGGAAGTGATGATGTTTTTGAAGCAGAGATAGATAAACAAGTAGAGTTAGCTATTGATGAAGCCGATGTTATCATTTTTATGGTAGATGTAGAAAGTGGTGTGACAGGAATGGATGAAGATGTTGCGAAATTACTCCGTAAAGTTAACAAACCCGTATTTCTTGTAGTAAATAAAGTTGATAATGCCAAACGTGCTGAAGATGCTGTAGAGTTTTATTCGTTAGGTTTAGGCGAATATTATACCGTTGCCAGTATCAATGGAAGTGGTACAGGCGATTTGTTAGATGCTTTAGTGGATGTGCTTCCCGAAAAAGAAACAGTTGTAAATGAGGAGTTGCCTCGTTTTGCTGTGGTTGGTCGCCCAAATGCAGGTAAATCATCATTCATAAACGCCTTAATTGGAGAAGATAGATATATTGTAACCGATATTGCTGGTACTACCAGAGATTCTATTGATACGAAATACAATCGTTTTGGATTTGAATTTAATTTAGTAGATACGGCAGGTATCCGTAGAAAATCTAAAGTAAAAGAAGATCTAGAATTTTACTCAGTAATGCGTAGTGTACGTGCAATTGAGCATAGTGATGTCTGTTTATTAGTATTAGACGCCACTCGAGGATTTGATGGTCAAGACCAAAATATATTCTGGTTGGCAGAGCGTAACAGAAAAGGTGTTGTTATTTTAGTAAACAAATGGGATTTGGTTGAAAAAGATCATAAAACAACCTTAGAATATGAAAAAGCCATTAGAAAGGAAATGGAACCTTTTACCGATGTGCCTATTATATTTATCTCTACACTCTCAAAACAACGTATTTATAAAGCTATAGAAACAGCTGTGGAGGTTTATAATAACCGTACCAAAAAGATTAAAACGAGTGTGCTTAATGAGGTTATGTTACCTATTATTGAAAGTTATCCACCACCAGCAAATAAAGCCAAGTATGTAAAGATTAAATACATCATGCAATTGCCAACACCACAGCCACAGTTTGCTTTTTTCTGTAACTTACCACAATACGTAAAAGAACCGTATAAACGTTTTCTAGAGAATAAACTACGCGAGCGTTTTGACTTTAAAGGAGTTCCTGTTAGTGTGTATATGCGGAAGAAGTAG
- a CDS encoding TPM domain-containing protein — MQFSFFSFHSLEKIKRFSFFIAFIIIQFSSNLSFAQFDIPKKPEFQTSVYDYVNLLSPTEKSSLEEKLIKYSDTTSTQIVIAIIASTNGENINYLGAQWGEKWGIGQAKEDNGVLILLARDDRRIAINTGYGVEHLLTDAMSKRIIELEIIPYFKQDDYYGGLNRGADAIFEVLTGEYQGTRKSSNQKESPSGFIFILIFIFIIIIISISKNKRGGNGGNRGNKSGGFSLLDAIILSSMGRSSGGGFGSGSSGGGFSGGGGFGGGFGGGGFGGGGASGGW; from the coding sequence ATGCAGTTTTCATTTTTCAGTTTTCATTCATTAGAGAAAATAAAAAGATTTAGTTTTTTTATTGCGTTTATAATAATTCAATTTTCTTCAAATCTTTCATTTGCACAATTTGATATTCCCAAAAAACCAGAGTTTCAAACCAGTGTTTATGATTATGTTAATCTGTTATCACCTACTGAAAAAAGCAGTTTAGAAGAAAAGTTAATTAAGTACTCTGATACTACTTCAACACAAATAGTTATTGCTATAATTGCTTCTACAAACGGAGAAAACATCAATTATTTAGGAGCTCAGTGGGGAGAAAAATGGGGTATTGGACAAGCTAAAGAAGACAATGGTGTACTTATATTACTAGCTAGAGATGATAGAAGAATAGCCATTAATACGGGGTATGGTGTAGAGCATTTGCTTACGGACGCTATGTCGAAACGTATTATTGAGCTTGAAATTATTCCTTATTTTAAGCAAGATGACTACTACGGAGGATTAAACCGAGGCGCAGATGCTATTTTTGAAGTATTAACTGGTGAGTATCAAGGTACACGCAAATCATCCAACCAAAAAGAATCGCCTTCTGGATTTATTTTTATTCTTATTTTCATATTTATCATTATTATTATTTCAATCTCAAAAAACAAACGCGGTGGTAATGGTGGAAACCGGGGTAATAAATCAGGTGGATTTAGTCTTTTAGATGCTATTATATTAAGTAGTATGGGACGCTCTTCCGGTGGCGGTTTTGGTAGTGGAAGCTCTGGCGGTGGCTTTAGCGGCGGTGGCGGTTTTGGTGGTGGCTTCGGCGGCGGCGGCTTTGGTGGTGGCGGTGCTTCTGGAGGTTGGTAA
- a CDS encoding TPM domain-containing protein, which yields MSDQVEDFLTPIEEKEIIEAIRIAELNTSGEIRVHIEKTSKDDATNRALEVFYMLKMDNTKLQNGVLIYVAVNDKTFVIYGDKGINDVVSKNFWDSTKDIMQSHFKIGQFKQGLVEGILKSGEQLKKYFPYTNLDTNELSNEISKG from the coding sequence ATGTCTGACCAAGTTGAAGATTTTTTAACCCCCATTGAAGAAAAAGAAATTATTGAAGCTATTAGAATAGCCGAATTAAACACATCGGGCGAAATACGCGTTCATATAGAAAAAACCTCTAAAGACGATGCTACAAATCGTGCTTTAGAGGTTTTTTACATGCTTAAAATGGATAATACTAAACTACAAAACGGAGTCCTAATTTATGTTGCTGTAAATGATAAAACCTTTGTAATTTATGGTGACAAAGGTATTAACGATGTGGTTTCTAAAAACTTTTGGGATAGTACTAAAGACATTATGCAATCGCATTTTAAAATAGGGCAATTTAAACAAGGTTTGGTTGAAGGAATTTTAAAATCGGGCGAACAATTAAAAAAATATTTTCCTTATACTAATTTAGACACCAACGAACTATCAAACGAAATTTCTAAAGGATAA
- a CDS encoding LemA family protein: MKKWLIPVIIIAVIVFGLYSWAKGFNNTAVNLKETATKTWGDVESSYQRRNDLIGNLVKTVQGAADFEKSTLEAVIKARSEATKTTIDANNLTQENMAQFQQAQQGLTGALSKLLLVVERYPDLKANQNFLELQSQLEGTENRINVARDRFNEAVEPYNKHIKIFPNSLLAGVFNFDPMNYYKADAGSENAPDVDFNFE; encoded by the coding sequence ATGAAAAAATGGCTTATTCCTGTTATTATCATTGCTGTTATTGTTTTCGGACTTTACTCTTGGGCTAAAGGATTTAACAACACTGCTGTAAATTTGAAAGAAACAGCAACCAAAACATGGGGCGATGTAGAAAGCAGTTACCAACGTAGAAATGACCTTATTGGGAATTTAGTAAAAACTGTACAAGGAGCTGCCGATTTTGAAAAAAGTACTTTAGAAGCTGTAATAAAAGCCAGAAGTGAAGCTACAAAAACAACCATTGATGCTAACAATCTAACACAGGAAAACATGGCACAATTTCAACAAGCTCAACAAGGCTTAACCGGCGCTTTATCAAAATTATTATTAGTGGTTGAAAGATATCCTGATCTTAAAGCAAATCAAAACTTTTTAGAGTTACAATCGCAATTAGAAGGTACTGAAAACCGTATTAATGTGGCCAGAGACCGCTTTAATGAAGCTGTAGAACCATACAATAAGCATATTAAAATTTTTCCAAATTCATTATTGGCTGGTGTTTTTAACTTCGACCCAATGAATTATTACAAAGCAGACGCTGGAAGTGAAAATGCGCCTGACGTAGATTTTAATTTTGAATAA
- a CDS encoding MerR family transcriptional regulator: MHIELPEKRYYNIGEVAKAFGVNTSLIRFWEKEFDALKPKKNAKGNRKFTPDDIKNLKFIYHLVKERGFTLEGAKTHLKEEKKETLSNFEIISKLEDVRNQLIKIKQHL; this comes from the coding sequence ATGCACATAGAATTACCCGAAAAACGATACTATAATATTGGAGAAGTTGCCAAAGCATTTGGTGTAAACACTTCATTAATTCGCTTTTGGGAAAAGGAATTTGATGCCCTAAAACCTAAAAAAAATGCTAAAGGGAATAGGAAATTCACTCCCGATGACATTAAGAATCTTAAATTTATTTACCATTTAGTTAAAGAACGTGGTTTCACACTTGAAGGTGCAAAAACGCATTTAAAGGAAGAAAAAAAAGAAACTCTTTCCAATTTTGAAATTATCAGTAAATTAGAGGATGTAAGAAATCAACTTATAAAAATAAAACAACATTTGTAA
- a CDS encoding M23 family metallopeptidase, translated as MSKVKYYYDSESLSYKKIQRKKRTTIKYAIVFLLGSALFGFMFVFIASQYVESPKERAIKRELQNAQLQFELLNKKMKEAETVLADVADRDNNIYRVYFEANPIPDEQRKAGFGGINRYKNLEGFDNSKLIIESNKRLDILQKQIVVQSKSLDEIAKLAEEKEKLLAAIPAIQPVRNEDLKRMASGYGMRSDPFTKVRKMHYGMDFSAPRGTPIYATGDGVVERADNTATGYGNHIRIDHGYGYESLYAHLYKYNVRKNQKVRRGDLIGFVGSTGRSEAPHCHYEVFKDGERINPINFYYGSLTAEEFNELLEHASLENQSLD; from the coding sequence ATGAGTAAGGTAAAATATTATTACGATTCAGAATCGTTGTCTTACAAGAAAATACAACGTAAAAAGAGGACCACTATTAAATATGCAATAGTGTTTCTTTTAGGATCTGCTTTATTCGGTTTTATGTTTGTTTTTATAGCAAGTCAATATGTAGAATCGCCTAAAGAACGTGCTATTAAACGTGAGCTTCAAAATGCCCAATTACAGTTTGAATTGTTGAATAAAAAAATGAAGGAAGCAGAAACTGTGTTAGCCGATGTTGCCGACCGAGACAATAACATCTATCGTGTTTATTTTGAAGCCAACCCGATACCCGACGAACAACGTAAAGCAGGTTTTGGAGGTATAAATCGTTATAAAAATTTAGAAGGCTTTGATAATTCAAAATTAATTATTGAAAGCAATAAACGTTTAGATATACTTCAAAAACAGATAGTAGTACAATCTAAATCGCTAGATGAAATAGCTAAACTCGCCGAAGAAAAAGAAAAATTACTAGCCGCCATACCTGCTATTCAACCTGTTAGAAATGAAGACCTTAAAAGAATGGCTTCGGGTTATGGAATGCGTTCAGACCCTTTTACCAAAGTTAGAAAAATGCATTATGGTATGGATTTTTCAGCACCCCGGGGCACGCCTATTTACGCAACTGGAGATGGCGTGGTGGAACGTGCTGATAATACAGCTACAGGTTATGGAAACCATATAAGAATAGACCATGGTTACGGATACGAAAGCTTATATGCACACTTGTATAAATACAATGTTAGAAAAAATCAAAAAGTAAGACGTGGCGATCTTATTGGCTTTGTTGGTAGTACAGGCCGTTCGGAAGCACCGCATTGCCATTATGAAGTTTTTAAAGATGGTGAACGCATCAACCCCATAAACTTTTATTATGGAAGTTTAACTGCTGAAGAATTTAATGAATTATTGGAGCACGCTTCCTTAGAAAACCAATCTTTAGATTAA
- the alaS gene encoding alanine--tRNA ligase — translation MKSQDIRSKFLSFFEDKKHSIVPSAPMVLKDDPTLMFVNSGMAPFKEYFLGNAVPKNSRITDSQKCLRVSGKHNDLEEVGYDTYHHTLFEMLGNWSFGDYFKKEAIAWAWELLVDVYGIDKDILYVTVFEGSEDDKLPMDTEAYDLWKQFISEDRILKGNKKDNFWEMGDQGPCGPCSEIHVDIRSAEEKAKISGKDLVNQDHPQVVEIWNLVFMQYNRKANGSLESLPDKHIDTGMGFERLCMVLQGVQSNYDTDVFTPIIREIEAITDKKYGKNEKIDVAIRVIADHVRAVAFSIADGQLPSNTGAGYVIRRILRRAVRYGFTFLDKKEPFIYRLVDVLSEKMGSAFPEMKSQKQLVENVIKEEEQSFLRTLDQGLVLLNRIVEDTKGNTVSGEKAFELYDTYGFPIDLTALILSEKSLNLDEKGFNEELQKQKNRSRAASEMSTEDWTILVDDKEEEFIGYDALEANVKLTRYRKVVSKKDGEMFQLVFNLTPFYPEGGGQVGDKGYLEDTHGDVVYILDTKKENNVIIHFAKNLPKDINESLKAVVDAKQRYRTECNHTATHLLHQALREILGTHVEQKGSAVHSKSLRFDFSHFSKLTNEELQDVENFVNARIAGKLPLIEKRNIPKEQAIADGAMSLFGEKYGDTVRAIRFGQSIELCGGTHVKNTGDIWYFKIVSEGAVASGIRRIEAITNDAVKDFYSENNKVYFEMKELLNNAQEPVKALQNLQDENASLKKQIEILLKEKAKNIKGELKSELQDINGIQFLAKKLDLDASGIKDVAFELGQNSDNLFLLFATESEGKALLSCYISKELVASKGLNAGQVVRELGKYIQGGGGGQPFFATAGGKNPAGIDEALAKAINYIG, via the coding sequence ATGAAATCACAAGATATTCGTTCTAAATTTTTAAGTTTTTTTGAGGATAAAAAACACAGCATTGTACCATCAGCACCTATGGTTCTTAAAGACGATCCTACTTTAATGTTTGTAAATTCAGGCATGGCACCTTTTAAAGAATACTTTTTAGGGAACGCTGTGCCAAAAAACAGTCGTATTACCGATAGTCAAAAATGTTTACGTGTGTCTGGAAAGCATAACGATTTAGAAGAAGTTGGTTATGACACCTACCACCATACACTTTTTGAAATGTTGGGGAACTGGAGTTTCGGCGATTATTTTAAGAAAGAAGCTATTGCTTGGGCATGGGAATTATTGGTTGATGTTTACGGTATTGATAAAGATATTTTGTACGTAACAGTTTTTGAAGGGAGTGAAGACGATAAACTGCCTATGGATACGGAAGCTTACGATTTGTGGAAACAATTCATTTCTGAAGACCGAATTTTAAAAGGTAATAAAAAAGATAATTTTTGGGAAATGGGTGATCAAGGACCTTGTGGACCTTGTAGTGAAATACATGTAGATATTCGTTCAGCAGAAGAAAAAGCTAAAATTTCAGGGAAAGATTTAGTAAATCAAGACCATCCGCAAGTGGTTGAGATTTGGAATTTAGTATTCATGCAATATAACCGAAAAGCCAATGGTAGCTTAGAAAGTTTGCCAGATAAACATATTGATACGGGTATGGGTTTTGAACGTTTGTGTATGGTGCTGCAAGGTGTGCAGTCTAATTATGATACAGATGTTTTTACACCAATCATTAGAGAAATTGAAGCCATTACCGATAAAAAATACGGTAAAAACGAAAAGATAGATGTTGCTATTCGTGTGATTGCTGATCATGTACGTGCTGTAGCATTCTCTATTGCCGATGGGCAATTGCCGAGTAATACAGGTGCTGGTTATGTAATTCGTAGAATTTTACGTCGTGCAGTGCGTTATGGCTTCACTTTCTTAGATAAAAAAGAGCCTTTTATTTATAGATTAGTTGATGTATTGAGTGAAAAAATGGGATCCGCTTTCCCAGAAATGAAATCACAAAAACAATTGGTTGAAAATGTTATTAAAGAAGAAGAACAATCGTTTTTAAGAACTTTAGATCAAGGTTTAGTTTTATTAAATCGAATTGTTGAGGATACAAAAGGAAATACTGTTTCGGGTGAAAAAGCGTTTGAATTATATGATACTTATGGTTTTCCCATCGATTTAACTGCACTTATTTTAAGTGAAAAAAGTCTAAATTTAGATGAAAAAGGCTTTAATGAAGAACTCCAGAAACAGAAAAACCGTTCGCGAGCCGCTAGTGAAATGAGTACAGAAGACTGGACCATCCTTGTTGATGATAAAGAAGAAGAGTTTATAGGGTATGATGCGCTTGAAGCGAATGTAAAACTAACCAGGTATAGAAAAGTTGTTTCAAAAAAAGATGGTGAAATGTTTCAATTGGTGTTTAATTTAACACCGTTTTATCCAGAAGGTGGGGGGCAGGTTGGCGATAAAGGGTATTTAGAAGATACTCATGGCGACGTGGTTTATATTTTAGATACTAAAAAGGAAAATAATGTAATTATACATTTTGCTAAAAACCTACCAAAAGATATCAACGAATCATTGAAGGCTGTTGTTGATGCTAAACAACGTTACAGAACAGAGTGTAATCATACAGCAACTCATTTATTACACCAAGCATTACGGGAAATTTTAGGAACGCATGTCGAGCAAAAAGGAAGTGCTGTACACTCAAAAAGTTTAAGATTTGATTTTTCACATTTTTCAAAGCTTACTAATGAAGAATTGCAGGATGTTGAAAATTTCGTAAATGCGAGAATAGCAGGGAAATTACCATTAATAGAAAAACGAAATATACCAAAAGAACAAGCTATAGCCGATGGAGCTATGAGTTTATTTGGTGAAAAATATGGAGACACAGTGCGAGCCATTCGTTTTGGGCAGTCTATTGAGCTTTGTGGGGGTACGCACGTAAAAAACACAGGTGATATTTGGTATTTCAAAATTGTATCCGAAGGTGCTGTGGCATCAGGAATACGTCGTATTGAAGCCATTACAAATGATGCAGTTAAAGACTTTTATTCTGAGAATAACAAAGTGTATTTTGAAATGAAGGAGTTGCTTAATAACGCCCAAGAACCTGTTAAAGCATTACAGAATTTACAAGACGAAAATGCTAGCTTAAAGAAGCAGATTGAAATCTTGCTAAAAGAAAAAGCAAAAAATATTAAAGGGGAACTTAAAAGTGAATTACAAGATATAAACGGTATTCAGTTTTTAGCTAAGAAATTAGATTTGGATGCTTCTGGTATTAAAGATGTCGCTTTTGAATTAGGACAAAATAGTGATAATTTGTTTTTACTATTTGCTACTGAAAGTGAAGGTAAAGCATTGCTATCTTGCTATATTTCTAAAGAATTAGTAGCAAGTAAAGGCTTAAATGCAGGACAAGTAGTGCGCGAACTCGGTAAATACATTCAAGGCGGCGGCGGCGGACAACCATTTTTCGCTACTGCAGGAGGAAAAAATCCAGCAGGGATTGATGAGGCTTTAGCGAAAGCAATAAATTATATAGGATAG
- a CDS encoding GSCFA domain-containing protein — MKLQTQIPLQKQSNNLIDYNSNILLLGSCFVENIGGKLSYFKFQNSQNPFGILFQPKAIESLISNAINQKEYSETDIFFQNEQWHCFEAHSKLSASSKKELLNELNDQIKLTKKQIHESTHIIITLGTAWVYRFLESNQLVANCHKVPQKQFTKELLSVETITESLKIIINSIRSINTKTSIIFTVSPVRHIKDGFVENMQSKAHLISAIHQIINQNLSNGNSQLVYFPSFEIMMDELRDYRFYAEDMLHPNNLAINYIWEKFIEVWVSNKASKTMKVVDEVQKGIQHKAFNPNSEAHQKFLSGIEEKLVQLQKEYPYMKFQS; from the coding sequence GTGAAACTTCAAACGCAAATACCTTTACAAAAACAGTCTAACAATTTAATAGACTATAATTCTAATATTCTATTGTTAGGGTCTTGTTTTGTTGAAAATATAGGGGGGAAGTTGTCGTACTTTAAGTTTCAAAATTCCCAAAATCCATTCGGAATTTTATTCCAACCAAAAGCTATTGAATCTTTAATTTCAAATGCCATCAACCAGAAAGAATATTCCGAAACAGATATCTTTTTTCAAAACGAACAGTGGCATTGTTTTGAGGCACATTCCAAATTAAGTGCATCATCTAAAAAAGAGTTGTTAAATGAATTGAATGATCAAATCAAATTAACAAAGAAACAAATTCATGAATCAACGCATATTATTATTACTTTAGGAACAGCCTGGGTATATCGGTTTTTGGAATCCAATCAACTTGTTGCGAATTGCCATAAAGTACCACAAAAGCAGTTTACTAAAGAATTGCTATCGGTTGAAACGATTACCGAATCATTAAAAATAATTATAAATTCAATAAGAAGCATTAATACTAAAACTTCTATTATTTTCACAGTATCGCCTGTACGCCATATTAAAGACGGGTTTGTTGAAAACATGCAAAGTAAAGCTCATTTAATCTCTGCTATTCATCAAATTATTAATCAAAACTTATCAAATGGCAATAGTCAATTAGTTTATTTTCCTTCTTTTGAAATTATGATGGACGAACTTCGTGATTATCGTTTTTATGCAGAAGATATGTTGCATCCAAATAATCTGGCTATTAATTATATTTGGGAAAAATTTATAGAAGTTTGGGTTTCAAACAAAGCTTCGAAAACGATGAAAGTTGTTGATGAGGTTCAAAAAGGAATTCAGCATAAAGCTTTCAACCCAAATTCTGAAGCACACCAAAAATTTCTTTCAGGCATAGAGGAAAAGCTCGTTCAACTTCAAAAAGAATACCCATATATGAAATTTCAAAGCTAA
- a CDS encoding AraC family transcriptional regulator, whose protein sequence is MKFNLLIENHMQAPSLKNTNWVLEIKGEKNEQDLKLQEKIMSNILSYTQEVDKLSIEEHIFRDPKASPSDIANKLGVPTSHIVYLFKYHSNITFSEYRMHSRIKDSVNLIEQGYLKANTLESLAYKTGYASYNPFFSAFKKVTTYSPQDYLKSMKF, encoded by the coding sequence TTGAAATTCAATTTACTTATAGAAAACCATATGCAAGCTCCTTCCTTAAAAAACACCAATTGGGTTTTAGAAATAAAAGGCGAAAAAAATGAGCAAGATTTAAAATTACAAGAAAAAATAATGTCTAACATTCTTAGTTATACTCAAGAAGTTGACAAGTTAAGTATCGAGGAACATATTTTTAGAGATCCTAAAGCATCTCCATCCGATATTGCAAATAAATTAGGCGTACCAACAAGTCATATTGTTTATTTATTTAAATACCATTCGAACATTACATTTTCAGAATACCGAATGCATTCTAGAATAAAAGACAGTGTTAATTTAATAGAACAAGGCTATTTGAAAGCCAATACCTTGGAATCTTTGGCGTATAAAACAGGATATGCTTCATACAATCCCTTTTTTAGTGCTTTTAAAAAAGTAACAACTTATTCTCCACAAGACTACTTAAAGTCTATGAAATTTTAA
- a CDS encoding enoyl-CoA hydratase/isomerase family protein: MTEPYVILNIKNSVGYIEFFHPNRNSMPSDILTKLKDTIEEAASHDAINIIVLQSGGDRTFCAGASFNEVMAVNNAEQGKAFFSGFANVINAMRRCPKLIIGRLQGKTVGGGVGLAAATDYCLATKFASIRLSELSIGIGPFVIEPAVTRKIGLAAMSQMTIDAETFFSAEWAKEKGLYADIFETTKDLDEAVKELAEKLSAYNPEALKQMKSVFWEGTKHWETLLIERAEISGALVLSKFTKNTLKRFR; encoded by the coding sequence ATGACAGAACCATACGTAATATTAAATATTAAAAATAGCGTTGGATATATAGAATTTTTTCATCCGAATAGAAATTCTATGCCCAGTGATATTTTAACTAAATTAAAAGATACCATTGAAGAGGCAGCAAGTCATGATGCTATTAATATTATTGTGTTGCAAAGTGGGGGTGATAGAACGTTTTGTGCAGGTGCTAGTTTTAACGAAGTCATGGCGGTTAATAATGCAGAACAGGGTAAGGCATTCTTCTCTGGGTTTGCTAATGTTATCAATGCCATGCGAAGGTGTCCAAAACTTATTATTGGACGTTTACAAGGTAAAACCGTTGGTGGTGGAGTTGGTTTAGCAGCTGCAACCGATTATTGCTTAGCAACCAAATTTGCCTCTATAAGGTTAAGTGAATTAAGTATTGGTATTGGACCATTTGTAATTGAACCTGCAGTAACAAGAAAAATAGGATTGGCTGCTATGTCGCAAATGACAATAGATGCTGAAACATTTTTTTCTGCGGAATGGGCAAAAGAAAAAGGATTGTATGCGGATATTTTTGAAACTACGAAAGACTTAGATGAAGCTGTTAAAGAATTAGCCGAAAAATTAAGTGCTTACAACCCAGAAGCTTTAAAACAAATGAAATCCGTTTTTTGGGAAGGCACAAAGCATTGGGAAACTCTTTTAATAGAACGCGCTGAAATTAGTGGTGCTTTAGTGTTGAGTAAATTTACTAAAAATACGTTGAAGCGATTTAGATAG
- a CDS encoding DUF4136 domain-containing protein: MKKLLKTLPFLALLLMVTSCSSVRVAADYDKNANFSTYKTFAFFKTGIDKAEISDLDKRRILRAIETELLAKGFTKSDNPDLLISLFTKSNQRVDVYNNYWGNGGWGWGGFYSPWGWGWNQQPNVSTRTEGVLYIDLIDANKKELVWQGMGTGYLTQNMEKKEELIKEFVSKIMEKYPPGAQQ; this comes from the coding sequence ATGAAAAAATTACTTAAAACCTTACCATTTTTAGCTTTGCTTCTAATGGTAACATCTTGCAGCTCTGTTAGGGTTGCTGCCGATTATGATAAGAATGCTAATTTTTCAACATACAAAACCTTTGCTTTTTTTAAAACAGGGATAGATAAGGCTGAAATTAGCGATTTAGATAAACGTAGAATTCTTCGAGCCATTGAAACGGAGCTATTGGCTAAAGGTTTTACTAAATCTGATAACCCAGACTTACTTATTAGCCTTTTTACCAAGTCGAACCAACGTGTTGATGTATACAACAACTATTGGGGTAACGGCGGCTGGGGCTGGGGAGGTTTTTATAGTCCTTGGGGTTGGGGTTGGAACCAACAACCTAATGTATCAACCAGAACAGAAGGCGTTTTATATATCGATTTAATTGATGCTAATAAAAAAGAATTGGTTTGGCAAGGTATGGGAACAGGATATTTAACCCAAAATATGGAGAAAAAAGAAGAACTCATTAAAGAATTTGTTTCAAAAATAATGGAGAAATATCCTCCCGGAGCACAACAATAA
- a CDS encoding DUF5522 domain-containing protein, protein MKKIIPIEEGDYYLTPEGYRCFTEQYLLKREYCCESGCRHCPYGFDNKTNRTKHSR, encoded by the coding sequence ATGAAAAAAATAATTCCCATTGAAGAAGGTGACTACTATCTAACCCCAGAAGGATATCGCTGTTTTACCGAACAATACTTATTGAAAAGAGAGTATTGTTGCGAAAGTGGCTGTAGACATTGCCCTTATGGATTTGATAATAAAACCAATAGGACAAAGCATTCAAGGTAA